The DNA window GTGCTACTCGGGCTTTGGGACGATCTGCTGGGGGTCCGCCCGACGGGGAAGATCATCGGCCAGGTGGCGGTCGCAATCCTGCTCCTTCTGGACGACGTCGGCTCGCAATGCACCCGAAGCCTGCTCGAAAACCTGTTGATGAAGATCTTCCAGCTGATCGGACCGGTGGATTCATCGGGCGCGGCGATCGGGCCGGATCTGGTGAACTCCACCTGGTTTCAGCCGCTGGTTTATGTCACCAGTAGCCTGCTGGTGGTCGTGGTCGTGGTTGGGTGCTGCAATGCAACCAATCTGATGGACGGCCTGGACGGTTTGTGCGGCGGGGTCACCGCGATCATCGCTTTCGGATTCGTTTTCATCGCCGTTCACCTCGCGATGTATGGCGGCGGACTGAACACCAACTGGGATGCGCTTCGCGTGATCCTGGGGCTGGCGATTCTCGGCGCGGTGCTCGGCTTTGTGCCCTACAACTTCAACCCGGCGTCTATCTTCATGGGCGACGCCGGCAGCATGCTCCTCGGCTTCGTCTGTGCCGTCATGATCATCCTGATGGCACAGGAACGCCCCAAGTGGTTTCTGGCGGCGATGGTGATGTTCGCGCTTCCTGTGCTCGACACAACCCTTGCTTTCGCCCGACGCTGGATCGCCGGCCGACCCTTGTTCTCCGCCGATGCCCAGCACTTCCACCACCAGCTCGTTCAGCGTGGATTCACGGTCAAGCAAACCGTCCTGATCAGTTACGGGTTGGCGGTCTTCTTTGCTCTGCTGGGCGCGACGATCGTTTTCATCCGAACGCGTTACTCCGTCGCGATCTATCTCGTGACGTTCGGTTCGATCGTCGTTGCTGCCTACAAGATCGGCATGGTTCACGAACGCCCCCGCGGCGGAAGACCCAGCACGCTCGAAGATGCCACGACGAATCGGAACACCGAAGTCGTCAATTCGGGTGAAGCGTTCGAGGTTCAGGGTAAGACTGCCGTCACCGCCGATACCGGTGGTATCGGCAGTGGCGGTTCCGAAGCGGGGTCTGCGAGCCGTGATACAGCCGACCCGGCCGTGCATCGGCAGGCGAGCATTCCTCCTGCTGCGTAATGCAAACCACACGTCCACGATGCTGCCGCTCTGATTCCCGCACTATGTTGCCAAGTTGATAATTTGGGTCATATTTGCCGGACCTACCGTTGCTTGAATCGCGTGTCAGAAGCAAAGATAAGTCGGACGGCGTTTTTGCCGATTCTCACCAAGGCTGGCGTCCTCATGGTCGCCTGAGCAGGGAGGCATCGCCTCCGGCCGCACTCGATCGAAGTCATCAGGAAGGTTTCTCATGGACGTTGCAATCATTGGCTGTGGTTACGTAGGCCTCGTCACCGGTACCTGTCTCGCCGCGATCGGTCACACCGTGAAGGGTGTCGAGAAGGATCCGAGAAAGCTCAAGACGTTGCAGGACGGGCACTGCCCGATCTTTGAACCCGGTCTGCAGGAACTGCTGAACGAGAACTATGCCTCCGGGCAGATCCAGTTCACGGGCAACGTCAAGGACGCCGTCCGCGACGCCGAGGTCGTCTTCCTCTGCGTCGGCACGCCGCCCAAGCCCGACGGCACCGTCGACATGAGCTTCCTCGAAGGCGCTGGCAAGGAAGTTTGCGACGCGCTGGCCGAGATGAACAGCGAGTACCTGGTGACGATCGTGGTCAAGTCCACGGTCCCCGCCGGCACCAACCGCAAGCTTTACAACTTCCTCCGCGAGCAGACCAAGGCTCACGTGCAGGTCGTTTCCAACCCCGAGTTCCTCAAGGAAGGCACCGCGGTTCAGGACTGCATGAACCCCGACCGCATCGTCATCGGCGGCGAAAGCCCCGAAGCCTTCCGCATGATGCGCCGGCTCTACGACCCGCTCATCAAGCGCGAAGACAACTTCATGACGATGAACTGGGAGTCGGCCGAGCTGACCAAGTACGCCGCCAACAGCATGCTCGCCGCCCGAATCTCGTTCATGAATGAGATGACCATCCTCTGCGAGTTCTACGGCGCCGACGTCGAAGACATCCGCAAGGGTATCGGCAGCGATAACCGCATCGGACCGGCGTTCCTTCGCGCCGGCTGCGGCTACGGCGGGTCCTGCTTCCCGAAAGACGTTGCCGCGATGGAGCACATCTCCAAGGCCGCCGGCTACGAAAACTTGTTCACCAACGCGATCCAGACCGTCAACAAGAATCAGAAGAAGCGGTTCGTCGACAAGATCGAGGCCAAACTCGGCCGCCCGATCGCCGGCGCGACGATCGCTGTCTGGGGCCTGGCGTTTAAGGCCGACACCGACGACATCCGCGAGTCCGCCGCGCTGGACGTCATCCAGTACCTGCTCGACAAGGGCGCCACGGTCCGCGCCCACGACTACAAGGGCATGGAGCACATGAAGCAGGTGTTCAAGGACCAGGTCGAGTGGTGCACCGATCCGGTCACCGCCGCCGCCGGTGCCGACGCCGTCGCGCTGACGACCGATTGGCCGCAGTACACCACCCTTCCGTTCCGCAAGATCGCGGCGACCATGAACCAGCCGATGATCTTCGACGGCCGCAACTGCCTGCACCGCGACGTCATGCGGGAGAACGGTTTCCAGTACTTCCCGATGGGCCGCCCGCCGGTCGAGAACAAGCTGCGGTTGAAGAACAAGGTGTAATCGCCGGAACCTCTACCTGAGCCAAATGGAAACGCCCACGGACTGCTGTCCGTGGGCGTTCTCATTGCGTTTGCTTCGTCGCGTCAGCGCATCCCTAATCGATCACCTGAACCCACCGGCAATCACGAGGGTCTCGCCGGTAATCCATGCCGATTCGGGAGACGACAGGAACACCACGGCCGGGGCGATATCCCCGGGTTGGCCGATACGACCCAGCGGGGTCTGGGCTTCGATCATCTTGCGGAAGCCGCTCTCGTCCGCGGTGATGCCTGCCGTCGCCGTGCCCTCGGTTTCCACCATGCCGGGGTTCACGGAGTTCACACGCACCTTCTTGGGCCCGAGCTCCTTGGCGAGCGTACGGGTGATGGCGTCCACCGACGCCTTGGACGCGGAATAGACCGCAGTGCCGGCCGGGGTGTTGGTCGATACCACTGAGCTGACATTGACGATGCTCCCGCCCGCGTCGCCAAACAACTTGACTGCCTCACGAGACGCAAGCAGCAGGCCCAGCACGTTCAGGTCGGTGGTCTTATGGAAGTGCTCGGCGGTGATCTGGTCAAGCGAGGCGAACTCGTAGATGCCGGCATTGTTAACGAGAACATCCAACCGACCGAAGGCCTTGCCGGTCTCCCCGAAAAGCCGAACTACATCGGTTTCCTTGGATACGTCCGCCTGGATCGCAACGGCCTTGCCGCCGGCGGCGACGATCTCTTGGACGACCTTGTCGGCCCCGCCTTTGCTGCTGGCGTAGTTGACGACGACCGATGCGCCCTCGGCCGCGAGATGACTCGCGATCGACGCGCCGATTCCCTTCGAGGCTCCTGTAACGACAGCAACTTTACCTGCGAGTTTCTTCGACATGATGGGTCCTTTCGTGTCCCCGATGTGGGGTGTTTCACCGTTCGATGCCGCAATCGCGGCGATGTGACAACGATCAGAAATTACCGCAAACATTTCACAGAACCGGCGCGGTGACGCCCGGTTTCTTTAAATCCGTTCACGTTTGTTTCCTGCGGCGGTAGTCAGGGGTGCCAATGTCTTCCCCCGCTGCTCCATCGAAAATCCGCCTGCTGATCGTAGACGACCATTTCATGGTGCGTCTCGGGCTTGCCAGTGCGCTGAATCTGGAAGAGGACATGGAGGTCATCGCCGAAGGCCGCACCGGTGCCGAGGCGGTCAGCCTGTTTCAATCGCTGCGGCCAGACGTCGTCGTGATTGACTACCAATTGCCGGAACTGAACGGCGCAGAAGCGACGGCGGCCATTCGCGCGATTGATCGATCGGCCCGGGTGATCGTGCTGTCTGTCTTCAAGGGAGAGGAAGATGTTCACCGCGCCGTGCAGGCCGGGGCCTCGGGTTATCTGCCCAAGGCGAGCGAGCCCGGCGAACTGATGGACGCGATTCGTGCCATCCATGCCGGTGGAACCTATTTCCCGCCGGCGATCAATGCCGCGCTCGAGACCCGGGCTGGCCGCGGGCAACTGTCGGATCGCGAAATGCAGGTGCTGGAGGCGATCGTCCGCGGCCGAAGCAACAAGGAGATCGCGATCGCGCTGGGGATCAGCGAAAACACGGTGAAAGTTCACACGACGCGCGTGTTCGAAAAACTAAACGTCGCCGATCGGA is part of the Humisphaera borealis genome and encodes:
- a CDS encoding response regulator — translated: MSSPAAPSKIRLLIVDDHFMVRLGLASALNLEEDMEVIAEGRTGAEAVSLFQSLRPDVVVIDYQLPELNGAEATAAIRAIDRSARVIVLSVFKGEEDVHRAVQAGASGYLPKASEPGELMDAIRAIHAGGTYFPPAINAALETRAGRGQLSDREMQVLEAIVRGRSNKEIAIALGISENTVKVHTTRVFEKLNVADRMEAITAAISRGIVHLA
- a CDS encoding glycosyltransferase family 4 protein, with the translated sequence MFCTLAQLSPRVYGIDQVLSPYVYVFYASFIVAFVFTPIMRMVAIHYNIVDNPDRLRKMHQSPVAYLGGIAIFLGLLAGLAISQYLSLHRSEPGWPSPHPGIKFSIVLGALIIVLLGLWDDLLGVRPTGKIIGQVAVAILLLLDDVGSQCTRSLLENLLMKIFQLIGPVDSSGAAIGPDLVNSTWFQPLVYVTSSLLVVVVVVGCCNATNLMDGLDGLCGGVTAIIAFGFVFIAVHLAMYGGGLNTNWDALRVILGLAILGAVLGFVPYNFNPASIFMGDAGSMLLGFVCAVMIILMAQERPKWFLAAMVMFALPVLDTTLAFARRWIAGRPLFSADAQHFHHQLVQRGFTVKQTVLISYGLAVFFALLGATIVFIRTRYSVAIYLVTFGSIVVAAYKIGMVHERPRGGRPSTLEDATTNRNTEVVNSGEAFEVQGKTAVTADTGGIGSGGSEAGSASRDTADPAVHRQASIPPAA
- a CDS encoding SDR family NAD(P)-dependent oxidoreductase, whose amino-acid sequence is MSKKLAGKVAVVTGASKGIGASIASHLAAEGASVVVNYASSKGGADKVVQEIVAAGGKAVAIQADVSKETDVVRLFGETGKAFGRLDVLVNNAGIYEFASLDQITAEHFHKTTDLNVLGLLLASREAVKLFGDAGGSIVNVSSVVSTNTPAGTAVYSASKASVDAITRTLAKELGPKKVRVNSVNPGMVETEGTATAGITADESGFRKMIEAQTPLGRIGQPGDIAPAVVFLSSPESAWITGETLVIAGGFR
- a CDS encoding UDP-glucose dehydrogenase family protein, with protein sequence MDVAIIGCGYVGLVTGTCLAAIGHTVKGVEKDPRKLKTLQDGHCPIFEPGLQELLNENYASGQIQFTGNVKDAVRDAEVVFLCVGTPPKPDGTVDMSFLEGAGKEVCDALAEMNSEYLVTIVVKSTVPAGTNRKLYNFLREQTKAHVQVVSNPEFLKEGTAVQDCMNPDRIVIGGESPEAFRMMRRLYDPLIKREDNFMTMNWESAELTKYAANSMLAARISFMNEMTILCEFYGADVEDIRKGIGSDNRIGPAFLRAGCGYGGSCFPKDVAAMEHISKAAGYENLFTNAIQTVNKNQKKRFVDKIEAKLGRPIAGATIAVWGLAFKADTDDIRESAALDVIQYLLDKGATVRAHDYKGMEHMKQVFKDQVEWCTDPVTAAAGADAVALTTDWPQYTTLPFRKIAATMNQPMIFDGRNCLHRDVMRENGFQYFPMGRPPVENKLRLKNKV